Genomic DNA from Gossypium hirsutum isolate 1008001.06 chromosome A01, Gossypium_hirsutum_v2.1, whole genome shotgun sequence:
ctgtagagCAGACTGCCTTAGATCATCATCCTTTGGTATACACATTCTCCTACGGAAACACAATACTCCTTCACTATTTGTCTGAAAGTTTGATGTCTCCCCACTCTCTACTTGTTTAAAATGAGCACTCAAAGTCTCATCCACTAATTGCTTACTCCTTATCTACTGGATCCACACCAGCTTTACTTGACgctcagctaacaagctaccatcatccaacaaACTTAAACGAGCAAGCATAgctctcaagtctatcttagccCTACGACTCAACGCATTGGCTACCATATTCAAgtatatgactatgaggtttgtgtTGGTATTTGGCTTCAAAGTATAAGTAAATTGATGAATTTTACatgctttaaatgataagtttaattgtatatggcttactaagattttgaaagcttactttgtgtgtgtttgcctTGTTTTTAGATCTCGAAGCTACTGTGACCTCGGGGATTgttgaggatcgtcaccacactattgaaccttattttggtactttaaaaatgtatatattaaagtatggcatgtat
This window encodes:
- the LOC107941951 gene encoding uncharacterized protein codes for the protein MVANALSRRAKIDLRAMLARLSLLDDGSLLAERQVKLVWIQRMCIPKDDDLRQSALQEAHSGLYAMHPGGNKMYRNLRELYWWPGLKCEVMESVGKCLVCQKVKVEH